In the Clostridium gelidum genome, TCCTTCTTCAATCACCTTTGCAACTTCTTTGGGCAATAATTCAGTGATTTTATTGAATTCTTGCTGCTTTATTGTAATTTCCTTATTTGATTTAATGTATCCAACATAAGTCATTAAATTGAATGTACTTGGAAAATTCCGATAGAATCGATAATAAGCAGACATTAAACATTGAAGTTTTTCAAAGCCGTTATGTCCATCTTGAATATCTTCTTGGAAATAAGATAGAAGTCCACTAAATCCTCTAGCTACAACTGCATAATATAAATCATCTTTGTCTGCAAAATATTGATATATAGTTTTTCTAGTAAATTGAGCTTCTTTAGCTATTTCTTCCATTGAGGCTCCGTTATATCCCATTGTAGTAAATACTTTTTCTGCTGCATTTATAATATCTTCTTCCCTTAATAGTTTTTCTTTTTCTTTTCTGGACATTGTATCCATAAAATTTTTTCCTCCTACTTGACAATTGTATTACACACAATGTATATTTAAGTTACAGTATGTAACCTTTGTATACGGATTGTGTACAAAGTATATAATATTATTTTTTTTCTGTCAAGAAACAGAAAGTATGCAGTGATGCATACTTAAAGAATTAATAGGCAGATTGGGAAGTTGTATGGGTAAATTAGGTAAGAAGTAAGAGGAGATGGAGATATGAAAAAAGATATAAAAATAATTGCATTGATTAGTAGCGGAAAAATTAATGGAAATAGTGCTAGACTTGCTAGAGAAGCACTTAAAGGTGCAGAAAAAGAAGGTGCTACAGTAACAGAAATTTTTCTTCCAAAATACAACCTTGAATATTGTACAGGTTGTTTAGCATGTCTTAAAGGGAGATGCCCTATTAATGACGATTTTGAAGAGTTGAAAAAACTTGTTAATGATGCAGATGGAATCATCTTAAGTTCACCAACTTTTGCAGGTGCTGCTAATGCACGTATGAAAAATTTTATAGATAGAATAGGATTGTTTGAGAATATGACTTCTTCTTTATTTGGAGGTAAGTATGTAGTGGGTATATCTACTGCAGGGTCAATGGTAGCAAAGAAAGTAGCCAAGGGACTTGCTTACATGGTTACTGGAAGCTCGTTTAAAAGAGGTTATGTTTCAGGTTTTCTTGGAGTAAAATTAGGTTCTAAAGATGTGAAAGATACAGAGGGCTACAGTTTAGCTAGTGAGATTGGAAGAAAAATTACAAGGGATATAAAAAATAA is a window encoding:
- a CDS encoding flavodoxin family protein, which encodes MKKDIKIIALISSGKINGNSARLAREALKGAEKEGATVTEIFLPKYNLEYCTGCLACLKGRCPINDDFEELKKLVNDADGIILSSPTFAGAANARMKNFIDRIGLFENMTSSLFGGKYVVGISTAGSMVAKKVAKGLAYMVTGSSFKRGYVSGFLGVKLGSKDVKDTEGYSLASEIGRKITRDIKNNKKYHLQNLFVRMINFFILKPSYRKIILKGKEDNFKSVYSNLRERGLVE
- a CDS encoding TetR/AcrR family transcriptional regulator; protein product: MDTMSRKEKEKLLREEDIINAAEKVFTTMGYNGASMEEIAKEAQFTRKTIYQYFADKDDLYYAVVARGFSGLLSYFQEDIQDGHNGFEKLQCLMSAYYRFYRNFPSTFNLMTYVGYIKSNKEITIKQQEFNKITELLPKEVAKVIEEGKADGSIRTDIDTMSATYSAEFLTTGFFHMLSVSGKTFTNHFSLDQENFILFNMNLLCDAFRSRK